The Leadbettera azotonutricia ZAS-9 genome has a window encoding:
- a CDS encoding ABC transporter substrate-binding protein: protein MKTARKIISLVIVLMVVCGALFASGSQSGAAPAASGSSGAVSVDTLPRKETLYYNGLQWGAPGGNNPYGNSNNAFIGGERQLQFETLFLYNMLDGKLYPQIGDSYAWSGQNLTVKLNQNVKFSDGSALTAADVVNSFVLAQKYSIAASGYWAYLDSVSSTDNYTVVFKGKPSNFNPKYVEAAISAHPITSKAYWDKQNLSSDPSAMIQFVGWDVIGTGPYLPYFHDDTKMVIVRNDNYWGKHASRYGKLPTPKYVAHNVYKDNTSGDEAFRAGQVDMSQQFITQVWRIWESGAPVETYIPQAPYYFPGVIPMIIFNTTKPGLNDPAVRRAIAMSLDYDMIGTNAMSGYTAKMVPSLMLPVPAEQALIDTEALKPYQWSGVDIAGANKLLDQAGWVRGADGIRAKGGVKLSFKAECPYGWADWNASLEVVAQSGRALGMDIQTYFPESPIWQQDKDNTTFDILMDSPGGTGAASPWTRAYAAMGSQDIPPAGTPNRVQNWGRWVNQEANQIINQLASETDAAKVKQLWTRLNIIYLQEMPTAGLMYRPGLFHTVNTSVWTGFPKINDGSNIPPTICCDGYGIKALYNLKAK, encoded by the coding sequence TTGAAAACAGCAAGAAAAATCATTTCACTCGTCATCGTTCTGATGGTGGTCTGCGGCGCATTGTTTGCGTCCGGCAGCCAGTCGGGCGCCGCACCCGCAGCATCGGGCAGCAGCGGCGCTGTTTCGGTGGATACGCTCCCCCGGAAAGAAACTCTTTACTATAACGGCCTCCAGTGGGGCGCCCCCGGCGGGAACAACCCTTACGGGAACAGCAACAACGCCTTTATCGGCGGCGAGCGCCAGCTCCAGTTCGAAACCCTGTTCCTCTACAACATGCTGGACGGCAAACTCTATCCCCAGATTGGCGATTCCTACGCCTGGAGCGGCCAAAACCTGACGGTAAAGCTGAATCAGAACGTCAAATTCAGCGACGGATCGGCCCTGACAGCCGCGGACGTGGTAAATTCCTTTGTCCTGGCCCAGAAATACTCCATTGCCGCCTCGGGCTATTGGGCATATCTGGACAGCGTGAGCTCCACGGACAACTACACTGTAGTGTTCAAGGGCAAACCCTCAAACTTCAATCCCAAATACGTTGAAGCCGCCATTTCCGCCCATCCCATTACCTCCAAGGCGTATTGGGACAAGCAGAATCTCTCAAGCGATCCTTCCGCCATGATCCAGTTCGTAGGCTGGGATGTCATCGGGACGGGCCCTTATCTTCCCTACTTCCATGATGACACCAAGATGGTAATCGTCAGGAACGATAACTATTGGGGCAAACATGCTTCCCGCTATGGAAAGCTTCCCACACCCAAATACGTGGCCCACAATGTGTATAAAGATAACACTTCGGGTGATGAAGCCTTCAGGGCCGGACAGGTTGATATGTCCCAGCAGTTCATCACCCAGGTATGGCGCATTTGGGAAAGCGGCGCTCCGGTAGAGACCTACATACCTCAGGCCCCCTACTACTTCCCCGGCGTTATCCCCATGATCATCTTCAATACCACCAAGCCTGGTTTGAATGATCCTGCGGTACGCAGGGCTATTGCCATGTCCCTGGACTACGACATGATCGGAACCAACGCCATGTCAGGCTACACTGCCAAGATGGTGCCTTCCCTCATGCTCCCTGTTCCCGCAGAGCAGGCCCTCATCGACACCGAAGCCCTGAAACCCTATCAGTGGTCGGGCGTTGATATTGCAGGAGCTAACAAGCTTCTGGATCAGGCCGGCTGGGTCAGGGGCGCTGATGGTATCCGCGCTAAGGGCGGAGTCAAACTTTCTTTCAAAGCTGAATGTCCCTATGGTTGGGCGGACTGGAACGCTTCTCTCGAAGTAGTGGCGCAGTCGGGCCGCGCTTTAGGTATGGATATCCAGACCTATTTCCCCGAATCCCCCATTTGGCAGCAGGACAAAGACAACACCACCTTCGATATTCTCATGGACAGCCCCGGGGGTACCGGCGCTGCTTCTCCCTGGACCAGGGCCTATGCAGCCATGGGTTCCCAGGATATTCCCCCTGCCGGGACTCCCAACCGGGTACAGAACTGGGGCCGCTGGGTGAACCAGGAAGCCAACCAGATCATCAACCAGCTTGCTTCCGAGACTGACGCCGCCAAGGTTAAGCAGCTCTGGACCAGGCTCAATATCATCTATCTCCAGGAAATGCCCACTGCCGGCCTCATGTACCGCCCCGGCCTTTTCCACACAGTGAATACCTCCGTATGGACAGGCTTCCCCAAGATCAACGACGGTTCCAACATTCCGCCCACGATTTGCTGCGATGGTTACGGTATCAAAGCCCTCTATAACCTCAAAGCAAAGTAA
- a CDS encoding DUF4139 domain-containing protein — protein sequence MEGKDLKVERIALFSSGVGFFRHSGSIEKAASINLPFREDAVNDALKSLVVNDPASDFPTVSYSSKEALRQSLKSLKIDPSGSDSIAELLNSMTGAEIEVSVPGPITGRILSTEYREARPGEAYELGEKPVIQNAWLTLVTGQGIKSIALKDIASFSFKDEKINADLNRALDLILGARDKDNVNLLLSLTGEGKREVSLSYVIPTPVWKVGYRLELAGRQPMLQGWAIVDNDSDTDWDGVELSLVTGRPVSFIQNLYAPYRTDRPELPLAIAGIAKARTYESGTEAADAYPSFSRRRSTVREDITQAFASGGMKENSIASNYLGSFNSETDDEIEDEDVSGGAVETAQARDTGDQFEFTLKRPVSLARRGSAMFPLVEAEIEAGKTLVFNGVEAREGGTLHPAISVELVNTTGMKLPAGPISVYDNGYAGDALIEFFPENEKRIISYGDDLTVSGSLACSEEKAITGAAIIPGCLQIKKRYVYTNAYTIRNASSESKKLIIEHPIASGAKLSEPSSYDEKTFTLYRFKMELKPNSETVFTVKEEKPVSASIILNRGNNTSLLEYSTTGGFPEDVCDFLRKAADLKAKEENATVEKEEREGKREKLIEDQERVRKNLESAGSTSPQGQKYLKRMDGIDEKIDSLDEEILSLEKKAQASREEFIKFVGESELREI from the coding sequence ATGGAAGGAAAGGATCTTAAGGTTGAACGCATAGCCCTTTTCTCTTCGGGGGTAGGGTTTTTCAGGCATTCGGGCAGCATAGAAAAAGCTGCATCAATTAATTTGCCCTTCAGGGAGGATGCGGTCAATGATGCCCTCAAGTCCCTGGTTGTGAACGATCCTGCATCGGACTTCCCTACGGTGAGCTACTCATCCAAAGAAGCTTTGCGGCAGTCATTGAAGAGCCTTAAAATCGACCCTTCAGGCAGCGATAGTATCGCGGAGCTTCTCAATTCAATGACCGGAGCTGAAATCGAAGTGTCAGTGCCGGGGCCGATCACGGGGCGCATTCTCAGTACCGAATACAGGGAGGCCCGCCCCGGCGAAGCCTATGAGCTCGGGGAGAAACCGGTGATTCAGAACGCGTGGCTTACCCTGGTTACCGGCCAGGGGATCAAATCCATTGCGTTAAAAGATATAGCCTCTTTTTCTTTCAAAGATGAAAAAATAAACGCCGACTTAAACCGGGCGTTGGATCTCATCCTTGGGGCCAGGGACAAGGACAATGTGAACCTCCTCCTTTCCCTGACCGGGGAAGGGAAGCGAGAAGTGTCCCTCAGCTATGTGATCCCCACGCCGGTCTGGAAGGTGGGCTACCGCCTTGAGCTTGCGGGCAGGCAGCCAATGCTCCAGGGCTGGGCTATTGTTGACAACGACAGCGATACCGACTGGGATGGCGTCGAGCTTTCCCTGGTCACAGGCAGGCCGGTTTCGTTTATCCAAAACCTCTATGCGCCATACCGCACGGACAGGCCCGAATTGCCCCTGGCCATCGCGGGCATTGCCAAGGCAAGAACCTACGAATCGGGGACTGAGGCAGCCGATGCATACCCTTCATTCTCCAGGAGAAGGTCAACAGTCAGGGAGGATATTACTCAGGCATTTGCATCCGGCGGCATGAAAGAAAACAGTATCGCTTCCAACTACCTTGGTAGTTTTAATAGCGAAACGGATGATGAAATTGAGGACGAAGATGTTTCCGGCGGCGCTGTAGAAACCGCCCAGGCCAGGGATACAGGCGACCAGTTCGAGTTTACCCTCAAGCGGCCGGTGAGCCTTGCCAGGCGGGGAAGCGCCATGTTCCCCCTGGTAGAAGCGGAAATCGAAGCCGGCAAAACCCTGGTATTCAACGGCGTCGAAGCCAGGGAAGGCGGGACATTGCATCCGGCTATCAGCGTTGAGCTTGTCAATACCACAGGGATGAAACTGCCCGCAGGCCCCATTTCGGTCTATGATAACGGGTATGCCGGGGATGCGCTGATCGAATTCTTCCCCGAGAATGAAAAGCGCATCATCTCCTATGGCGATGATCTTACTGTATCGGGAAGCCTTGCCTGTTCGGAAGAAAAGGCGATAACCGGCGCGGCCATTATCCCGGGATGCCTGCAGATAAAAAAGCGATATGTTTACACAAATGCCTATACAATAAGAAATGCATCGTCGGAATCAAAGAAACTCATCATCGAGCATCCCATTGCTTCCGGGGCAAAACTCTCTGAACCTTCCTCGTATGATGAAAAAACATTTACGCTTTACCGCTTTAAAATGGAATTAAAGCCCAACAGCGAAACTGTGTTCACTGTAAAAGAAGAAAAGCCCGTATCCGCATCTATAATCCTTAACAGGGGGAACAATACCAGTCTCCTTGAATATTCGACTACCGGGGGATTCCCGGAAGATGTATGCGATTTCCTCCGCAAAGCAGCGGATCTGAAAGCAAAAGAGGAAAATGCCACTGTAGAAAAGGAAGAGCGTGAAGGCAAAAGGGAAAAGCTCATCGAAGACCAGGAGAGGGTGCGGAAAAACCTTGAGTCCGCCGGAAGCACAAGCCCCCAAGGGCAGAAGTACCTTAAACGCATGGATGGCATCGACGAAAAGATAGACTCCCTGGATGAAGAAATTTTAAGCCTGGAAAAGAAGGCCCAAGCCTCGCGGGAGGAATTCATCAAATTTGTGGGGGAAAGCGAGCTGAGGGAAATATAG
- a CDS encoding methylated-DNA--[protein]-cysteine S-methyltransferase, translating to MIYTSTLKTPLGPITVAAENEALTGLWFFNQKYYPCQTAEWIDKSDYPLFKSLDSWLGDYFAGKNPKLDFKLNPWGTVFQRRVWNKLLKIPYGKTSTYGAIAAQLEAEKRSSPRAVGGAVGHNPISILIPCHRVIGSSGNITGYAGGIDKKLALLRIEQIFLSPQVRDDIDKGVFRTEGP from the coding sequence ATGATTTATACCAGCACCTTAAAGACGCCCCTGGGGCCGATAACCGTGGCAGCGGAAAACGAAGCCTTGACCGGATTATGGTTTTTTAATCAAAAATACTATCCCTGCCAAACGGCAGAATGGATTGACAAATCCGATTATCCGCTTTTTAAATCCCTGGACAGCTGGCTGGGCGATTATTTTGCAGGGAAAAACCCGAAACTTGATTTTAAACTGAACCCCTGGGGAACGGTTTTTCAGAGAAGGGTGTGGAACAAACTTTTGAAAATCCCCTATGGAAAAACCAGCACCTATGGGGCTATCGCGGCGCAACTTGAGGCGGAAAAGAGATCCTCTCCCAGGGCTGTGGGAGGCGCCGTGGGGCATAACCCCATTTCCATACTCATTCCCTGCCACCGGGTCATAGGCTCATCGGGAAACATCACTGGTTATGCAGGGGGAATCGACAAAAAGCTGGCCCTGCTCCGGATTGAACAAATCTTTTTAAGCCCTCAGGTACGAGATGATATTGACAAGGGAGTTTTCAGAACCGAAGGCCCCTGA
- a CDS encoding four-carbon acid sugar kinase family protein, giving the protein MYKLLILADDLTGALDTGVQFSRAGIPTDVYPFPNYAEGKNNPGAEVLVINTDSRHLLPAQARERIFTLAGFARGIPFVYKKTDSCLRGHIGCELEALMEAGGIDFLPFIPAYPDLGRTTEAGRQLLNGTPIDQTPMARDPLNPIGSSAVQDIIAQESNLPVISIPQDGSLPGGEKRRGIGVFDCRENSAMDAIGDLLKKEGLLKASAGCAGFARVLMALLPLARQEIPDTHSLIPNPSLPLLALSGSLHPASVEQIEKASLSGVPLVKISSAMLIDFRTESEEAKKLAAKVRTHLKNDKSCIVSTNGDLPRTQDSLSAGKIAKGLARFAASAIRGSGELSVSVFGGDTLLALMEALCMDRITPLAEIEPGVVLANAWGGEGKRMTIVAKSGAFGSENSLVNIISYLRA; this is encoded by the coding sequence ATGTACAAGTTATTGATCCTGGCAGACGATCTTACTGGCGCCCTGGACACAGGGGTTCAGTTTTCCCGGGCAGGAATCCCGACTGACGTATACCCCTTCCCAAATTATGCAGAAGGAAAAAACAATCCTGGGGCAGAGGTATTGGTGATCAACACCGATTCCCGCCACCTTCTCCCAGCCCAGGCCAGGGAGCGAATTTTTACACTGGCCGGATTTGCCCGGGGCATCCCTTTTGTGTATAAAAAAACCGATTCCTGCCTCCGGGGCCATATTGGCTGCGAGCTTGAAGCGCTGATGGAAGCCGGAGGCATTGATTTCCTGCCCTTCATACCCGCATACCCCGATCTTGGCAGGACCACTGAAGCCGGCCGCCAACTCCTGAACGGCACCCCCATTGATCAAACCCCCATGGCTCGCGATCCCCTAAACCCCATAGGCTCAAGCGCCGTACAGGACATCATAGCCCAGGAATCAAATCTTCCTGTCATTTCCATTCCCCAGGATGGCTCACTCCCAGGGGGAGAAAAAAGGCGGGGTATTGGCGTATTCGATTGCAGGGAAAATAGCGCCATGGACGCCATTGGCGATTTGCTAAAAAAAGAGGGGCTTCTAAAAGCAAGCGCAGGCTGCGCAGGGTTTGCCAGGGTGCTTATGGCCTTGCTGCCCCTTGCACGCCAGGAGATTCCGGACACCCACAGCCTCATTCCGAATCCTTCCCTGCCCCTGCTCGCGCTTTCAGGCAGCCTCCACCCTGCTTCAGTTGAACAGATTGAGAAGGCGTCTTTAAGCGGTGTGCCCCTCGTAAAGATTTCTTCCGCCATGCTCATTGATTTCCGGACCGAATCAGAGGAGGCAAAAAAATTGGCAGCAAAAGTGCGAACCCATCTGAAAAATGACAAATCCTGCATAGTCTCTACCAACGGGGATCTTCCCAGGACTCAGGACAGCCTTTCCGCCGGAAAAATCGCCAAGGGCCTTGCGCGATTTGCTGCTTCTGCAATACGCGGCTCAGGGGAACTCAGCGTTTCCGTTTTCGGAGGCGACACCCTCCTCGCGCTTATGGAGGCACTCTGCATGGATCGCATCACCCCCCTTGCCGAGATAGAACCGGGCGTGGTTTTAGCCAATGCCTGGGGAGGCGAGGGCAAAAGGATGACCATTGTTGCCAAATCAGGGGCCTTCGGTTCTGAAAACTCCCTTGTCAATATCATCTCGTACCTGAGGGCTTAA